The stretch of DNA ATGGGATCTGCACCTGTAGATTTACTGGGATTTACATATTTGTAGTGCATCTCCTGCTTCTCACGGTTGGCTACTAAGCAATTTGGCTCGATTGTAGTAAAAAGAGCAAATTTCTGTGATGAATAATACTTGTTTGTGTTACTCTTTCTTCCAGCAATGAAGTTGTCTATAGAACCAAAAGCAAATTTCTGCTTTTGCTTTTGGTGTTTTCctacttttgtttttgttacaTTTTAATTGTAATAGAAAAATAGTTTGCGATACGCAGAAGCAGCATTTTTGGCTAGTGGGCAAAGCATcagggaaaaaaatatataaaagtcgtgattttatttatatatacaaaaatgttTTTAGTTGAATCCATGTAGGATTCGCTTGTGATGTAAACCGGATAAGGGATGGTACTTGCTTATTTTTTCATCCTATTGGTTCATGAATTTCTATAATACCGAGCAGGTATAACTCACCTGGTGGTGTGCGCTTTATTGTACATTTAGTTTTCATCTTATCGTACATTGTGAACTTACAAATATCGTTGCATTCTTAGTTTAATGGAGTCAGCTTTATTATACtaagttataaatttatatatattagcgtactctttaatttaatagagcGTACAATTTAATTGAAGTTAATAGCAAAAAGTCCAAAATTGCACTTGCAATTCAgaatagaaaaattattaactAGAAGTTTGAACCGTTGATGCTTGAAAATATGCATGTCAATTTGAATCCTGTTTTTCAGATTCAGATATTTCATTGTATTCCTCAGTGCAAACTATCATCCGCAACGTTTTAAGGGTCTATGGAAAGCAAAGAAAAgagggaagagaaaaaaaaaagagagagaaactttCATACAAATTTTTGGTTCCGGTTCCGGCAAAAGAAGTGGGCTACAGTGGCGTCGAGCCATCCCTCTTTAAGACCAGATTGCTGCATCATATTCAAATTCCGGGGCCGGAAGAACAATGTCAAGTGTAAAAACTTTTATTCAACAAAGTTTTATTTCTCTTCAAGCTTTTATTCCGCACAGTTAAGCCCATTGGTTAAATCGCAACacaaatttcaatatttaatggataaatattaaatacacaacaaatatgagattaactaaCCAAACTATTTGTCAAACGGCTGATATCACacataataatcaaataaaaacaggAAAAAGGAAACAAGTAGTTTCCTTCTGTGGCTATTTAAGCCAACCGCGCAATTCTGCAGCATTTTATTGGATAGGCGGGCAAGTTCCACGGGCAAGAACTAAGAGAGCATTGTTTGTAAATTAGGCATGGAGATACCCTTTTTCCTCCAAGTAAGCTAGCACTGTCTCAGCCAAATCACTTGGGGAAGCACAGATCTCTCCTTTCTGTTCCAACACTATCTgcaaatgacatttttttagaTCGATAGAAAAACAAGTGAAACCCGCATGTGATATATGATGTTTTTCCCTACAATGATGCAAGAGAAACCCTAATTTGAAGAAGGTTCCAAGCTTCTTCTGACCAGATGATCGAAGCCTGAAAGCTGCCAAACAGTACCAGGAACTCTCCCCTTAATTTTGACTCCATTTGTTTCATAGTAATAGTCAAGGATAAAGATTACTTAAAAATTTGGGGATAAAAGAAGCTCTTTTGGATTCAAATATGGGGATAAAAGGACATTTACCATAGTAAAATATTACATAGTAATCATTATCCTTATCCTTGGCTATTACATAGTAAAATACTTTATcttggaaaatatttaaaatcaataTCTGGTATTTAGTTAGGATAATGAAAATGTtgtttattacaaaaataaataaaagaattcaaCTAACAGATATAACGAGAGCACGAGAGAACGACCATTTCAAACATTTCAGAAGTCTTGTTTTGCTCGGGACAAGAATTGGCCTcactaaaacaaaaaatgatttatagAGTTTTGATCTGTAAATTGTAAAGTCATTTTGATatttggatgaaaatattttacaattaacttttttcaaccaaacaaaagaaaataggtaaaatgtttttttaaaaatattttgcataCAAACAAATAGAGCCTTCATTTCAGCAATTACAACCAAAGAATGGAACACATCTATTAACACATATTTGTACACTGCTATGACCATGAACAAGCGTTCATAGAGCATACCATcagctttcatttttcttctttcagttTGTATTTAGAGTAACCAAATCTACTCTGAGCTGTTTGAATGAGTTTGGACACATTCTTTTTCCACAAAAAGGCATATGTACCTCAGAATTCAATGGGGGCTCATATGGATCATCAATCCCAGTAAAACCTGCAAGATACCAGGACAAAGAAATGAGTTTAAACTGAAAGCTAGAACGCAGATGGGAagacaaagagaagaaaaataggaatgCCCTTTTTTGGGGGGAGGGAGGATTGGAGAAAAAGGGAGACTTTAGTGTTATCTTAGGCATCATAAAAATTCGTGATAGTAGAAGTTTTAGgggttttaaaagaatttaagcAATCAAAGGGCTCAGAATGATTACATACCCTCTTACATTTCTTTCAGACAGCAAAGCCAACGAGCTAAGGCTAAATGATTTCCTAGAATATTTTTGAGTAATGTCCCACCTCACCACAACTCTCCCTCTGTTTTCCTAGTACAAGAAAGTCTCTGTGCTACCTAAGGAGGTGTTAGCTTTGAGGGATAGTGGAACAACCCCAAAGCCCTTTAACTGATATGCTATTAATTTATCATGCTCCTCAACGTTAGATTTGGTGACACAccaaatcaagagaaaaaggcAAAAGGAAAAAACCAATCATTCAGATTTCAGAATTTATATTCAATGAACTGTGAGAACATACCTTTGATTTTCCCAGCCCGGGCAAGCTTGTACAACCCCTTAGGGTCCCTTTCTTCACATACTTGAAGAGGCACATCCATAAATACCTGTGAGTTATTTATGTTATCAGTTATTCAATGAAGAGCCTTCCTTGTGCCAAAGATCATTTTTCTCCTTGGCaataatcatcaaaacaatTTAATCATCCAAAGCACAAACTTCAATGAATTCTCCTTCTGGCAGTAGCACACGGCAAGCATCTCGGTCCTTCCTGTAGGGAGATATTAAACTAGCGATGCAAATTACTCCAGCATCTGCAAAAAGCTTCGCTACCTCTCCTGAAACCATAGATACATGGaatttgagaatttttaaacaataataagTGTACTAGTTTAAACAATGAAgtctaatcaaaataattaacattTGTTTAAAACCCACCAATTCTTCGAATGTTTTCAGCCCTATCCTCTGCTTTGAAACTAAGATCGCTGTTTAGACCATGACGAACATTATCACCATCAAGGATGTAGCTCAGCTTCCCTCTGGAGTGCAAGCCTCGACTTAAAGCACATGCCAAAGTGCTCTTTCCTAAAGTTCAAATTTAAGCTCTTtaaaatgggggggggggggggggggggggagattatttgaaaaaagagaGTAATGGAGAGGCATTCTAGTGTAGGAAATAATACTGACAAATTTcataagagagaaaattaaataacttcTCTTCACAAAACCATGGAGTGTAGTTGTTAGAAGAATGTACttgtattttgttatgtatCAGTAAATCACAGTTCTGCAAAAGTCCCAATGGTTAAGAGTTCATGCATCCAAGTCCGCAACTTGGAGGACTTGGATGCATGAACTCTAACCATCttttatattatgtttaatgTACATTCAGGTCTACTGTATTATTGTTCAGTCTCATATTTCATCACAGGTAACTCCAGTCCTTTGGAACATGGGTTGCCTTAGGTAGCTGGAGTTCTGATCGGTGAAAATTCATAAAGCAACAAAGTTTTGCCCATGATCCAGATTTCCAAGATTATCCTCAGGTTTGTTATTAATGCTGTTTCTTAACTTTCCAGACCTTTTCTAACTCAAACTATCGATTATTTGTTCCTAAACTGATCTCACACTGAGTTTTTGACTCCCTTTTAAAGAAACATATTTCATTTCTGATACTTCTTGATGCCACTGAAAACACTTTTGCTGTCCAAGGCATGATAATCAAGCTCCCTAGTCTCACAATTTACTCTACTCCATGTTATAGCTTTTTCCAGGTCTTTCATGAGTAAAACTCTTCCCGCCAAAGCTATTTCACTAGAAGAAAAGTAGCATTAGTTTTAAGTGATTATTATGTCATTTTGTTGAGATgaacaaattttttttccacttAAACCGCgacaaacaaaataaagtggAAGAGATGTGTGAAGTGATAGAAAGTAAACTGAATATTTggaaatttttaagaaaaggTAACCAGTCTAATTCCAAGCTATCATGACTATGCAACATAtgttttggaaaatgaaaagaaaacaaaatgaaatacatggGAAAATGGTTGAAAAACTTAATCTTCTTGAAAGGAACCAATATCTGAATTTTGAGTAGAAGCATGATTTAGCTGCATGTTAATGCCAATTCAGGAGGAGGATTTAATAAATCAAATCTTCTTATCCACATATCATTAGTcaagtatttttaatataacagTAGTTAGCATAAAAGTGTGGAAGCAATGCAAAAATTCGAATTGGATAGATAATCCTAAGGCCCAAGCAGTGATTAATTCAAGTAGATAATCCCAATTAGAGATTACTTAAGTGCACAAACCTGAACCACTAAGACCTGTGATCCATATGACACAACCTTTTTGCTTAAGTAACTCCTGCCTGTCAATTTTGTCAACGGAACACTTATGCCAAACAATGTTACTGGAATTCCCAATTATAGATCCCTCGCAGATGCTTTTACCTAGTAAGACAATCAATTCAAAACAGAACCATAAATTGAGCATAAATTGGTACACGCATTAGAGAGAATATATATGGACAATGTACAGCACAAACATGAAAAAGTTCGGTAAGAGGCCagaataacaaaatttacaAGGATGAAACAACAAATAAGCCAAACgaatataaaacaaaaaggaaaaaacaagagTATA from Diospyros lotus cultivar Yz01 chromosome 6, ASM1463336v1, whole genome shotgun sequence encodes:
- the LOC127804766 gene encoding adenylyl-sulfate kinase 3-like isoform X2: MIASGNRPLFRCSTPEVGSDDDSSPKVGFVKFAVSNFGGNCLGIRSVDSRSSLFAPLNTMEGSKTSYVDGETEVLRERHQSGCNPSDNVVINDSDGKSICEGSIIGNSSNIVWHKCSVDKIDRQELLKQKGCVIWITGLSGSGKSTLACALSRGLHSRGKLSYILDGDNVRHGLNSDLSFKAEDRAENIRRIGEVAKLFADAGVICIASLISPYRKDRDACRVLLPEGEFIEVFMDVPLQVCEERDPKGLYKLARAGKIKGFTGIDDPYEPPLNSEVHMPFCGKRMCPNSFKQLRVDLVTLNTN
- the LOC127804766 gene encoding adenylyl-sulfate kinase 3-like isoform X1 — translated: MIASGNRPLFRCSTPEVGSDDDSSPKVGFVKFAVSNFGGNCLGIRSVDSRSSLFAPLNTMEGSKTSYVDGETEVLRERHQSGCNPSDNVVINDSDGKSICEGSIIGNSSNIVWHKCSVDKIDRQELLKQKGCVIWITGLSGSGKSTLACALSRGLHSRGKLSYILDGDNVRHGLNSDLSFKAEDRAENIRRIGEVAKLFADAGVICIASLISPYRKDRDACRVLLPEGEFIEVFMDVPLQVCEERDPKGLYKLARAGKIKGFTGIDDPYEPPLNSEIVLEQKGEICASPSDLAETVLAYLEEKGYLHA
- the LOC127804766 gene encoding adenylyl-sulfate kinase 3-like isoform X3, whose protein sequence is MEGSKTSYVDGETEVLRERHQSGCNPSDNVVINDSDGKSICEGSIIGNSSNIVWHKCSVDKIDRQELLKQKGCVIWITGLSGSGKSTLACALSRGLHSRGKLSYILDGDNVRHGLNSDLSFKAEDRAENIRRIGEVAKLFADAGVICIASLISPYRKDRDACRVLLPEGEFIEVFMDVPLQVCEERDPKGLYKLARAGKIKGFTGIDDPYEPPLNSEIVLEQKGEICASPSDLAETVLAYLEEKGYLHA